One Solanum pennellii chromosome 9, SPENNV200 DNA segment encodes these proteins:
- the LOC107031382 gene encoding NADH dehydrogenase [ubiquinone] 1 alpha subcomplex subunit 9, mitochondrial yields the protein MQAITRKLGHQSLKHHSPAISSFKSLYPLSDDHYYGYLTPRYASNLATGGAGPLIRKGTGGRSSVSGIVATVFGATGFLGRYVVQQLAKMGSQVLVPFRGSEDSPRHLKLMGDLGQIVPMKYNPRDENSVKAVMAKANVVINLIGRDYETRNYSFDEVNLHMAEQLAMIAKEHGGIMRFIQVSSLGASPASSSRLLRAKAAGEEAVTRELPEATILRPAVMIGTEDRILNPWAFFAKKYGFLPLIGGGSTKIQPVFVADVASAIVSSLKDNGTSMGKVYELGGPDIYTMHDLAELMFDMIREWPRYVNVPFPIAKAIASPREFLLNKVPTPMPVPTIFNLDAVKALATDNVVSKDALTFEDLGLAPHKVKGYPVEFLIQYRKGGPNYGSTVSEKMSPESYP from the exons ATGCAGGCCATCACGAGAAAACTAGGGCACCAATCTTTGAAACATCATTCGCCTGCCATTTCATCATTCAAGTCTCTCTATCCTCTTTCTGATGATCACT ACTATGGTTATCTTACTCCGCGCTACGCATCTAACCTTGCCACCGGGGGTGCGGGACCTCTAATTCGTAAGGGAACTGGAGGAAGATCATCCGTTAG TGGAATCGTCGCTACAGTCTTTGGAGCTACTGGATTTCTTGGGCGTTATGTTGTACAACAGCTTG CTAAAATGGGCAGTCAAGTCTTGGTTCCTTTCCGTGGATCTGAGGATTCTCCTCGTCATCTTAAGTTGATGGGTGACTTAGGACAG ATTGTTCCTATGAAATACAATCCCCGCGATGAAAATTCAGTTAAGGCAGTGATGGCTAAAGCTAATGTTGTGATCAATCTCATTG GAAGGGATTATGAGACGAGAAATTACAGCTTTGATGAAGTCAACCTCCATATGGCTGAACAGCTTGCAATG ATTGCCAAAGAGCATGGTGGTATCATGAGATTTATTCAAGTTTCAAGCTTGGGGGCATCTCCTGCATCCTCATCTAGACTGCTCAGAGCCAAAGCTGCAGGGGAAGAAGCTGTTACACGTGAACTTCCTGAG GCAACCATATTGCGACCAGCAGTGATGATCGGTACAGAAGATAGAATTCTGAATCCATGGGCATTCTTTGCAAAGAAATATGGTTTTCTCCCTCTAATCGGAGGTGGTTCAACAAA AATTCAACCTGTATTCGTTGCTGATGTTGCTTCTGCAATTGTTTCTTCTTTGAAAGACAATGGCACCAGCATGGGAAAAGTTTATGAACTTGGTGGCCCAGATATTTACACTATGCATGATTTG GCAGAGCTCATGTTTGATATGATCCGTGAATGGCCACGCTATGTGAATGTTCCTTTCCCTATTGCTAAG GCTATTGCATCTCCTCGAGAATTTTTGCTCAACAAAGTACCAACTCCAATGCCTGTCCCTACAATATTTAATCTGGATGCGGTTAAAGCCTTGGCCACGGACAACGTTGTGTCAAAAGATG CTTTGACTTTTGAAGATCTAGGGCTTGCGCCACACAAGGTGAAGGGATATCCAGTTGAATTTCTTATCCAGTATCGTAAAGGTGGACCAAATTATGGATCAACAGTTAGTGAAAAAATGTCTCCTGAATCTTATCCATGA
- the LOC107031396 gene encoding xyloglucan galactosyltransferase MUR3 → MRRRSPTSQSFDDSMEKGQGKNHQPRVCLLASLSGLFWFLLLYFHFVILGGNHVHDSPNLDPLSLNKQSNPNPMNRATIRNAKVEMDNNDLVLKSKPLKKNVQPTPVVVRPVSSDNSSRRDPESYSFMRALRTVENKSDPCGGRYIYVHDLPPRFNEDMLKECRTLSPWTNFCKFTANAGLGPQMENAEGVFSNTGWYATNQFAVDVIFGNRMKQYECLTNDSSLAAAIFVPFYAGFDIARYLWGYNVTTRDAASLDLVDWLQKRPEWNIMGGKDHFLVAGRITWDFRRLSDSDSDWGNKLLFLPAGRNMSMLVVESSPWNANDFGIPYPTYFHPAKDAEVFTWQDRMRKLERKWLFCFAGGPRPGNPKSIRGQIIDQCKQSKACKLLKCGQSGESKCHSPSSIMKMFQSSLFCLQPQGDSYTRRSAFDAMLAGCIPVFFHPASAYTQYTWHLPKNYSAYSVFISENDVRKKNISIEEMLNQIPPEKVKEMREAVISMIPRLIYADPRSKLETLKDAFDVAVDAVINRVTRLRKDIIEDRKYDNYIEELSWKYSLLDEGQTELAAHEWDPFFEKPKDGSADSDNSSAEAAKNSWKNEQGQQ, encoded by the coding sequence ATGAGGCGCCGTTCTCCGACGTCCCAATCGTTTGATGATTCAATGGAGAAAGGGCAAGGCAAAAATCATCAACCTAGGGTTTGCTTGTTAGCTTCATTGTCAGGTTTGTTTTGGTTTTTACTATTGTATTTTCATTTTGTGATTCTTGGGGGTAATCATGTTCATGATTCACCTAATTTGGATCCACTTTCCCTCAATAAACAATCAAATCCAAATCCCATGAATCGTGCTACTATACGTAATGCTAAAGTTGAAATGGATAACAATGACTTAGTACTGAAGTCCAAACCGCTCAAAAAGAATGTGCAACCAACACCGGTGGTGGTTAGGCCGGTGAGTAGCGATAATAGCTCCCGGAGAGATCCTGAGAGTTACTCGTTTATGAGAGCGTTGAGAACGGTAGAGAATAAAAGTGATCCATGTGGTGGAAGGTATATTTATGTGCATGATCTTCCTCCAAGGTTCAATGAAGATATGCTTAAGGAATGTAGAACTCTTAGTCCTTGGACTAATTTTTGTAAGTTTACTGCTAATGCTGGGCTTGGGCCGCAAATGGAGAATGCTGAGGGAGTGTTCTCGAATACTGGATGGTATGCGACTAATCAGTTTGCCGTGGATGTCATTTTTGGCAATCGGATGAAACAGTACGAGTGCCTCACGAATGATTCCTCTCTGGCTGCTGCTATTTTTGTGCCGTTTTATGCAGGGTTTGACATTGCAAGGTATCTTTGGGGTTATAATGTGACTACGAGGGATGCTGCTTCTCTTGATTTGGTTGATTGGCTTCAAAAGAGGCCAGAGTGGAACATCATGGGGGGAAAGGATCATTTTCTCGTGGCTGGTAGGATAACGTGGGACTTCAGAAGATTGTCCGATTCAGATTCGGATTGGGGCAACAAGCTTCTTTTCCTACCTGCTGGGAGGAATATGTCCATGCTTGTGGTTGAATCAAGTCCATGGAATGCAAATGATTTTGGCATCCCATATCCAACATATTTCCATCCAGCAAAGGATGCTGAAGTGTTCACTTGGCAGGATCGGATGAGGAAGCTGGAGAGGAAGTGGCTATTTTGTTTTGCTGGTGGACCACGGCCTGGGAACCCTAAATCAATCAGGGGGCAGATCATTGACCAATGCAAGCAGTCTAAAGCGTGCAAGTTATTGAAGTGCGGTCAATCAGGGGAGAGCAAATGTCACTCTCCCAGCAGTATCATGAAGATGTTCCAGAGCTCCCTTTTCTGTCTGCAACCTCAAGGTGATTCATATACAAGAAGGTCGGCTTTTGATGCTATGTTGGCTGGTTGTATACCTGTCTTTTTCCACCCTGCTTCTGCCTACACACAGTATACATGGCATCTTCCGAAGAACTACTCAGCCTACTCTGTTTTCATTTCTGAGAATGATGTTCGTAAGAAGAATATAAGCATAGAGGAAATGTTAAATCAAATTCCTCCTGAGAAGGTGAAGGAAATGCGGGAGGCTGTCATAAGTATGATTCCAAGGCTGATTTATGCCGATCCTCGCTCTAAATTGGAGACTCTCAAGGATGCATTTGATGTAGCAGTTGATGCAGTTATAAATAGAGTTACAAGGCTAAGAAAAGACATCATTGAAGATCGAAAATATGATAACTATATTGAGGAGCTCAGCTGGAAATATTCATTGCTGGATGAAGGGCAAACTGAGCTTGCAGCTCACGAATGGGATCCTTTTTTCGAAAAACCAAAAGATGGAAGTGCAGACTCTGATAATTCATCAGCAGAAGCTGCTAAAAACTCTTGGAAAAATGAACAGGGACAACAATAA